The DNA segment ACGACTGTAGCCGCTCGGCTGTAGCTACTCTACAGAGCAGTGTCGCTCGACTGTAGataaaatacagtaaaatcacttcgcttatatgggctacttgattcaaataaaaacaatatacaaacttttagtacccttttattaaaaacttcaaaatattttaactcATATTTTGACTAggttcgaccataggtcattttcaaggactTCAGTTCTCGTAGAGCAGCTAGAGTAGTTCCAGTCGTCGCTTAGGAATTCCCCCTTAGCGATCTCAAACCGATCCAAAAATTGAACATCTCATGTTCAAGTTGGACCATTATGGAATGAGAGTACGTATTCGACAATATAAAAACgtattactgtataataatataatattccatcTAAAATGAAAAcatctaaagtgaggtccaccttataatggcagtgtttgatggtaatgctatcattgtctatcattcaacaaaatcgatagcgctatctctttctcgctttgctctgttgctggatcgtattttaacaatgtagaatcaatcattaattaaaaatatataagctaaattcaagtttatatattacatcctTGATTAAGCtaatttacgactcacactggcgcacaaggaatcttccttttgccagTATTTTTGCTttacctactgtacttatgcatgtgagcataaattgaatcttcatttaaTAACTAGTATTTGTAGTAtgaaggatatcatttcgttattatatctaattaaataaacgtatgtatcttggtttaagtgtagtagcatatacttatattattatttattttttgtaaagcttttttgtattttgtttttggcaaaaaataaattcattcattcatatttcatcttaattatgaaattattgaaaaatataatttcttgctcaataaaatataattgattatttttaacaaggaTGAAGTTACAGttagtattacatcaataaacctgtatcagctaccgtctatagaaggcattgacaagacagaggatcggcagcgtgtttctcctatctttcttcactgccattataacgtggacctcactatagatgtttTTATTTAATGCATCTGTCCTCGCTTAAAACTATGACGTTTCTGAGTCACATTGTTTACAATAAGTAAAGTGAAAGTCTATAGATTTGATTACAGTACTTGAATTGAATCTTATTACCTGGAATGCGGTTGATAGAGCCACTCGAATTGGTTGCAGTTTGGATAGGCATCCGGGTGGAAAGAATTCATGCTTGCAGGATATTGCTGTCAGTTCCTTGCTAGCTGTTGCATCTTTATACGGCTGGAAATTATTCGACACAAGAATCGAAGTTTTCTTTGTTTGTAACCTGTAAAGAttcattgatttgaaaatacaaaagagacattacattcattcataaatagatGCATTACcacattttttttgtttgagtcataatattttttgtcatactcaattgcagctgttttccatgcattaaatcaagccggtaaacagctgttttgcagagcaagaaaacatgtgattttcattaaagcatactatactgtaaagagatcatatgttctctttacagtcgagtatgttagtccttataacatctgagtaattaatatactaactcaaataattaaagaactcatttaagtagtttcaagttataagaactcatcttaAATCTTATAATTcaggcctttattattttatttgagctcgaagggtctgtctgttaagaactaggcgctacgggctaggtcatgtttatagaatgcagtagctcgagcagcagcaggtaatggtttctgtttctcagcaatattattctttctcagataagtatgacaaaaaatattgtacataacttgtacggtaacgtatttaccgcattcgtatgataattctgccctcaactacgtttcgggcagaaacgatcatacttatgcggtaaattatcgttaccggacttgttacgtaaagtactattacaataatcaaaaagTACAAAAATTGTTTACAATTAAATCCCAGAAGTATGATACATTGATTTGCATCACTcatctattatatattattatactattaccCACTCCCATGGGTAAACTAATAATAGAAAAGATAGTGATAGcaaatcatttcaattattgtattgtttttttgtCAAGATAAATAATGTTTTGGTTTGAAGTTGCTTGAGGTTCGCGTCAGAAAGATAAATTTGTCATGAGTATTGTATGCAACCTAGGaacctagaatacattttttctaGGTACAGTCGATTTTCGATAATACGAATTTGAAGGGACCAGAGAAAAAGTTCGAATTATCGAGAGTTCGTATTATCGATAGCTGGattgaagaggaaaaataactCTATTGAAAGCAAACTTCTCTGATACTGAAGTTTATTGgatgttcaaattttcaaatgcagtactataaaaattaaaactatcaagAATTGAGAAATTTAATTAAGGAACTAGAAATAAAGAAATTAGAagttaatgaattaattgaaaaaaaaacaattacagTATTGTGAATTAATATGtcaggataagaaataagagaacaaaattaatggttagtcctagtgactagtgaGTAGTTTTAATaggaataatataaaaaaacacTATTGTGCAATCAATCAAAactagattattattttttatggaagtctataatttttcaaggaaaaacaatattattgtgcaTTCAGtctgaagaatattattattttttatgaaaagtctGTAATTTTCACATCTGTAGTCTACATCGATCTTCCTAtctcctttttcaactgcttctaacactttttgtttttcagaaattgTTAATCACTTATACTTTTTAGGAGACATACTTGCTTGAATGAAAAGACAACCACGACTAAAAAGACAAAGTGAACTGAATGAACATGATTGTGAATTTTATGCAGGTTTGATCATGTTTGTGAATTCTATGTAGGTTTCATCATATGTTCATGTTTAGTACAAGTTCGTATTATCGAGAGCTTTTGTAAAGAAACGTGTTACAGTCGGATCAGGCTCTGTATTTTATTTCGTATTATCGAGTGTACCTAAATGCATTGATTTTGTTCGAattatttagggccggtttccgagctcgggatttagctaagtcctagactttgaacagcaggagtcagaaaattggcttttcagaacggggcgtagtcgcagcttttataacagtagtcgtagtttttattttctcatttctataattagaaacgtttttccttgacgaaattagacattcctaaataattcaaaatagctgaaactttacactattttctctttattttattttgtgttcaattttctagtttttcgaaatttaattcaaacgtgactatgacaatgactgcgactacgccccgttttggaaaaacaattttctgactccagctgtttaaagtctaggacttagctaaatcccgagctcggaaaccggccctaagagttTTTCAAGAGACCAGGGATTTAATTCGTATTATCGAATGTTTGTATTATCAAGAGTCGACTGTACATTGGATGCAACTGTAATAGCAATTTAATAACTCCTTATGTTTTTAAATGACCACATTATCCATCACCTCTGCTTGATGATTGACACAATAATACTAGACTGATTAAAAACCATATGTTCGTAGTTTCCCGAAGGTGGTCAGCTCGTCAAGTTTGATGATTAAAATGAGCGTAAATCAAACCATGCATGTTGtcgaatttatcataaatcttCAGTTGGGTTTCTGAACAACATTAATCTATAGAACACTGAACTAGGAAAGAATCTAACAGGTTACATAAAATTGACATGTACTCACACTGACCAAATATTATTTATCCAGTAATGGAGAATTTCTGAatccaagcagctgttttcaCGCACAAAAACCTTAACATCTTCGTTACTCAGAGTTACATCTTCTGGCAGACTTCCCTGTGTAAAACAATTTGGAAACAATCATattaatgtaaattataattaacataTTAAACATACACTAAAATAAAGCCTGTACAATTCTATCccattaaacgagcaacttctgtttagatgtttggatgtttatatgtttgtatttcaccggatctcgaaaacagctctagcgattctcacgaaattcagaacatagtaggtttataatataaagattcgattgcactaggtctcattcctgggaaaactcgctgaaggacattaaaaggataatattattattcatccttggaaaaacagctgataataattatttcgtcgtctgttggtgatggaagtgagtgagcgagttcatgtgtgagggactgtgtcaaaattatgactcagctgttgaacttttgtaatcattcaatcaggtacttagtgccggttgcaaaaagccgggttattttcaatcctgattaattccagtaaatccatctttttgaaatagtcttctctgatttggttcacgtgaagttaatcaggattaaaatttaaccggcttttgtgcaactgggcctttgtgagggaaatttttgcattcctctgggaattaatctcaattaacAATGattagataaaatatttctgttagaatgttattataatttcttcttttgtaataaaattttttatgcttttgtactcctgtgcgaagctcggtccccgatattacaGTATACAGTAAGCATCAATTATTCAAACGTCTGCTGGGTATTCAAGATACAATAGAATATCTTAAGGAAGGTTTGAGTGACTGTATTGAGTTACAGAAATGTATAATATAGTCTTCGTAGGAGTAGGTATTccattacatttttcaacaattgtattatttattgtaacaATGCTTTTTTGGAATGAacagtattttatttgatttgattcaaatGTTTGTTTAAGCGGCTCACgctttatatttttcacaacacTTGAGATAGAAGAAGTCAACCAATGCTGCTTTACGACAGCTGAATTAAAACTTCATCCAATCTAAAGATTGAAAAAACAATACTTACTTTGACAATTACTATAGAAGGTAGAAGTCTGCCACTTGCTAAGCAAGATACTAGAAGGGATGCCTGACAGTTTTCAAATCCAGATTTCCTTATCAATTGCTCTTTCACTCTCACACCTGAAAAAACGATAAATGCACATGAACGTTGTCCAATTTTTGTTTCTGACACCATTATTTGATAAGTTTTTGCATGCCAGCACTcatcaaattaattacattatctattttataaaacaTCGGCCATATTGTTTTCAACTGCTACGGAATAGAAAGTGAGATATCTTCAACTGCCAAAGCCTCAGACATGTTTGTGTACTGTAAGAATATAGCGAAAAATGACAGTGTGACGATGAGTTGAGCCTGACACTAACGGAACGATAAGTAAATTAAAAAACAGGACAGATTacctataatattcattataagccatcatttgataatttattcataaatctCCCAAAAACTCGTATAATATACGTCTTAATTGACCGAAGGTGTATAGTATACAATGACCGCTCGAATAACAGAATCGGAAATAATTAATGTTACAATATGTATCAAAATTAAACTGATAGgcctattcaaaaaataaaagaacATTTTTTACTTGAGAAGCAGTTTAATTTACGTTCGAGAATTTTCTTTTTGAAATTCCTCCTGGTGGATTTTTCACACAAGCCAGTAGGCCTAGTTAACCACTAGGGGTTTCAGTTGGAAATGTAGTACAGTATAATATGATTACCTTCTCTGTTTTACTGAGAgaataaattatctatttattaactattcattttaaggataattgaataatataaatttttttcgcTATTATCGAGTTGAAGTAGTAATATTGTTTGTACAAAATATTTGtgtgatataatataatgttgCATCATAGCgtggaaataaattttgttaGAATTAATAGCAATATAAATAGATCAAATTCCATCTATTTAGCAACATGATGACTAGAATCAACATTAATAAATAGCAGAGCATTGATtgagtgaaacaaaaaaatcatgcTTTATAGTGCAGTTATTTAAggtgtacataatattatcattagcaGTAAGAGATTCTAGTGGGAGTttcactgtattttatttttatttagtagGTTAGGTTCGATGaaatttgctcattagtctcatgactagatagcaatagtacattaataataataaaaaaacatgaataaatataatttagttTGATTTCCAACCTTTGTCCGTGAAGCGTATAGGTATTTCATCAATTGTTCCGATGTCATTTTCTTTCAGGTCAAATTTAGAAATCAACTCTTGAATTCGTTTTCGAAATGACAACACTTTCATTTCCATTGCTGGTGGTAAGTTGGTATCAAATTGAGGAGTTCTCTGCAATAGTGTCGGGTAACGTTTACAGAATCGTAAAGCCCAGCCATTTGAAACCTgcaatggaaaaaatattcaactcattaataatattaattaattggaaaattgacACAAACATTTTCATTAATGTGTTAGAAAATCTATATTCACTAAAAATTAGAACAAAATTGAGatcaaataatgagaaaaaggaAACAAGAATTTTTTGTACAATCTGTTATTAAAGGTTGAgagttaataatttatattcttgcgtggtctagtggatataGTGCTTGAGTAGCAGCCTAGGagtcccgggttcaaacccggaTACTAACAACATTTTTTAGCCAGGTcattcccgtgttatcggatgggctcgttaaattgtcggtcgcagctgaagtatgacagtcgtaaggcccattgatgaattaaattatatattcaagcgagggaccttcccgcaagggactcacCAACGAAGAGTCATACGAGTTTATCTACTTAATAATAGATTCAATAATACGTTACCCAATCAAATTTCTAGAATATAAACAAGTAAAATGCCAGAAAATAGGAGGTAAGTTTAAAGGCTTTGGTCGATATCACACTATCAAATAAAAAGGATAGAATTTTTAGTTCACTCAATGACTATGCTCTTTACAAAGAGTTGACAACAAACATTAAGATTAAATATAGATACGTTGAAACAATAGCATATTTACCTAGAGTTGCTTAAAAAGCAACAAATTACAACAGCACAAAGttataacttgaaaatggatCAATAAATACTATAAcatataaaacaagaataaaattgtgtATGATCAAATAATATACCATATACGGCATATAGAATACCAGCAATAAACCAAGAAAGAGAAATCAATAATAGCGAACAAAATAAAGTGTCAGCCCTCAACTCAACCCTAGCCGGCCAGGTTAGCGGAGATGACTAACAccttgcacccttcagtctgctagcgcaACCTGGTTGTGGGTTCGAACcccgccggtaggcatggacgtttgatcatctcatcaaaacACCCACTCAGTTTCCATTACCAACgaacaagcaaaaagctcacgTGGACATCATCAGCAatagaaaaaagcaaaatgaaTTGGCATCattaatgattgaaaattacCTTTGAAAAAGCGTTGGTTGAGCCAATCTTCGAGACATATTGGATGAGTTGGGCATGGCTGACGTTGACATGGCTGTCCAGCTGACCGAGCAGCCATTCTAGGATGTGGCTGTCCAAGGCCAACAGACACTTGGCTGCCTTCGTGACGTCATGTCGTTGCCGCCAGCGACGCCACCAGCCGTGAGAGCAGCTCACGTCGTGGCCCTCATCTGCGTACAGTTTCACGCCCATTTCACGTACCTGCCGTTCAAACATACACTTGGGTTACATCATTTAGGCTCATCTGCGTACAACTTCACGTGCCTGCCGTTCAAATGACGTacttatttatacattgatagataaaatatcattctcaactataaaaataataataactatgaatgattgggaaaggaacaacaggcttaaagccctaagctgttcctttcccaaatttagatagaaattgttcaaaaatagattatgtttacacttcataaGTTTATACTTTATACTTGGGTTACATCATACAGGCTCATTCTCTATGACGCTTATTTAATCTAATTGACCATTAAATCTATAGCTTCGAACATGAAGCATTAGATCATGTCCTAGAAACCGGGTCTTAGTGTCAATAATTAAATTACCACGCCAATATAGGTATATATTTCTCTTTTAACTTTTGCAATAGTGATTGTATAATGTTTAGTTTCTTTGTCAATAAAGATTTCTGTTTAAATTTGCAGTACTGTTCTCTTTGAGCGTTAATGATGCTCTTTGTTTACTTGTGAGAGTTTCAAGTAATATTCTTTGTCATAAAAAGAATTGAGATTGTATAACATAATTATATCCACTGTGTTAAAAATTACAAGAtagaagaaaaatcaatttgaaaaaattgaataatcttcatTATCTAAATTCTATATCATAGTCTGACACATATAGATGCACACTTGTTGCACTATAGAGAGATTCTCGTTGTAGTCAGAATTTGTTTAACATTGGTTTTTAGTTGCcattaaattttgttttgttgtaatatttgatcattttttcataAGTACATTTGGGTGTCAGCCTGTAGCACTCTCATATTGTTGTTTTATGAATAGATAATTGACTAGCCCTCGAAAATTTTAGTGGAGAAATAAATAATGACATATGAATGAATAGaaacaaaattaacataatGAAGATTTACCTGGTTTTCAGTAGGAGGCACACTCTGCGATTTGTACCATTCGAGAATATTCCGGTCAATAGTGGCATCAACAACATAACTGGAGCTGTCCCGTTTCTCCTTCTCCAACCCTCGTGATTCTTTTTCCTCGCCCTGTCTACCCTTCACAGTCTGCATCCATTCATACACCCTTCTTCGTGAAACACAAAAGTCCCTCGAAGCCGCCTTCTGACTGAACTTTTCAGCATAGAGTGTAACTTCCCTTTTAAAAGGCAATGGATACTTGACATATTTTCCCGAAATTCTCTCATTTTTCACTTTTGGATCAAATTCCAACgtttcttttacatttttcaacCGTTCTAGATAGTGTTCAAGCCATTTTTCAGTGTGTTTTTCAGTATTTTCTTCAGGTCTCAGCAAATCTTCCAGcttatcaataattttagacTGGTTCAAGGGCAGTTGGGATTCTCGTATAGATTTCAGCCACTTGATGAAATCCTCTTCCACGTTAACTGCTATTAATTCCTGCAAAAcaaaaaaagagagaagaatgtTAGTTAATTAGGATGCAAAATTATATGTAAAGGATTTTAAACATATTCCgcataaaatattttctagaatTTGTGCAGAAACTATACACACATTGATAGAATAAGTGTAGGAGAAGcatgtttttctctttcaattcatgaaaaaaaatatttctactaACGCAGTTAATCAAGTTGATGTTTGAATGAGACTAAATATTTCAATCCACACCTAACAGTTCAGTTTTTAATTGCTGTAATTAAAAATTCCAAAGCAATTCCAATTTCTGTTTTATgaaattttctaataatttaacACAGAGATAGATCTGCACAAACCTCGAAATCAATAGAGTagtaattatcataattattaattaattagacGTTTAATATTTCCTTAACCCTCATGATATCCTGAGAGTCCGGTCTCACAAGATGTCAATGCATTATCATGTGAAAAACTTTAATGAAAATGGCACAAAGGAGCCTTTGTAGATAATTGGATGTgatactttcaattattttcaagagAATAAGGTctagttgcacaaaatccggttaaattttaaccgtgattaatttcacgagaaccaatcagagaaggccgttttgataagacggcttttctgattggttctcaaaTTCAATCGACTTTTGTGAAACCAGCACTTAGACAATAAATTACAAGTAATATGATGGTAGACAATAATCTAAATCTATAACAGTAGTGTTTCACTAACCTTATAAGGTTCAAAGTTCTGCTTCTTGTTTTCCCTCGATTTGGCCCGTATCCATTCAATGACTGAACACTTGCTCACATTGAATTTCAATACAGTTGCTCTTATTGTATGTGCCTTTGCATAAGCCACCACTTTCGCCTTGAATTTGGGCAAATATCTTTCgccttttttcatttttccttcgCCTTGTTTTCTTTGAACATTTCTTTCAGGAAGGTTCAATCGCTTATTAAAATCTTCTCCATCCTTCGAACACACCTCCTCTTCCTTATTATTGGTATCGATTCTCTCCTTCTCTTCAGACTTGGATTGCTGATCAGTTTCCGAGTTTTTGAAAGATTCATtttcttca comes from the Nilaparvata lugens isolate BPH chromosome 1, ASM1435652v1, whole genome shotgun sequence genome and includes:
- the LOC111064092 gene encoding uncharacterized protein LOC111064092 isoform X2, whose protein sequence is MKASDCWYRRWRNRWSNVADNQAPINPTEIKQPRCEDELSNIKYSSTMKRILKTIKDDIKTEVTTKKPKLVSGHNYETHIQVSSCCDSNEINNDCSGSKVIEEPDKEEVINRITNNQSTVQESPLITSFAEYSDTRAQSNSLELKNSLQLEISPNNYTTSVLNEIDSSLGQINDVYCFKTQEIASIFKTDESVEGVGGTNCGTSEGVEEMSDKAYIDGNERKVGDSKTENSFSCSLNGPINAFSSENIPLQTVLSDDITNQITALSNYESSCVNGNVENAIQFESCAVIPEYSGFPNFAVNILEGTSHSCDKSKKLAIELEDTQNFVEMINESVFPIASNFEESINRSNELVTELKSVGLDLCEKDQDSLELMNSTFIRHSENSVSSDNFDSCLMSAEFQIPGLSLGSDDIFENYRNSLFMESNYMFCENCDDFHMNEVNDCEHIDNNYEENESFKNSETDQQSKSEEKERIDTNNKEEEVCSKDGEDFNKRLNLPERNVQRKQGEGKMKKGERYLPKFKAKVVAYAKAHTIRATVLKFNVSKCSVIEWIRAKSRENKKQNFEPYKELIAVNVEEDFIKWLKSIRESQLPLNQSKIIDKLEDLLRPEENTEKHTEKWLEHYLERLKNVKETLEFDPKVKNERISGKYVKYPLPFKREVTLYAEKFSQKAASRDFCVSRRRVYEWMQTVKGRQGEEKESRGLEKEKRDSSSYVVDATIDRNILEWYKSQSVPPTENQVREMGVKLYADEGHDVSCSHGWWRRWRQRHDVTKAAKCLLALDSHILEWLLGQLDSHVNVSHAQLIQYVSKIGSTNAFSKVSNGWALRFCKRYPTLLQRTPQFDTNLPPAMEMKVLSFRKRIQELISKFDLKENDIGTIDEIPIRFTDKGVRVKEQLIRKSGFENCQASLLVSCLASGRLLPSIVIVKGSLPEDVTLSNEDVKVFVRENSCLDSEILHYWINNIWLQTKKTSILVSNNFQPYKDATASKELTAISCKHEFFPPGCLSKLQPIRVALSTAFQDGVYDFWKKRVKTTWGDEISFMDLPSHHDIFDWTTQIHRKLAATCQEEIESSFRKTLLAENGDKCLQNKIDQSAKDQID
- the LOC111064092 gene encoding uncharacterized protein LOC111064092 isoform X1, with product MKASDCWYRRWRNRWSNVADNQAPINPTEIKQPRCEDELSNIKYSSTMKRILKTIKDDIKTEVTTKKPKLVSGHNYETHIQVSSCCDSNEINNDCSGSKVIEEPDKEEVINRITNNQSTVQESPLITSFAEYSDTRAQSNSLELKNSLQLEISPNNYTTSVLNEIDSSLGQINDVYCFKTQEIASIFKTDESVEGVGGTNCGTSEGVEEMSDKAYIDGNERKVGDSKTENSFSCSLNGPINAFSSENIPLQTVLSDDITNQITALSNYESSCVNGNVENAIQFESCAVIPEYSGFPNFAVNILEGTSHSCDKSKKLAIELEDTQNFVEMINESVFPIASNFEESINRSNELVTELKSVGLDLCEKDQDSLELMNSTFIRHSENSVSSDNFDSCLMSAEFQIPGLSLGSDDIFENYRNSLFMESNYMFCENCDDFHMNEVNDCEHIDNNYEENESFKNSETDQQSKSEEKERIDTNNKEEEVCSKDGEDFNKRLNLPERNVQRKQGEGKMKKGERYLPKFKAKVVAYAKAHTIRATVLKFNVSKCSVIEWIRAKSRENKKQNFEPYKELIAVNVEEDFIKWLKSIRESQLPLNQSKIIDKLEDLLRPEENTEKHTEKWLEHYLERLKNVKETLEFDPKVKNERISGKYVKYPLPFKREVTLYAEKFSQKAASRDFCVSRRRVYEWMQTVKGRQGEEKESRGLEKEKRDSSSYVVDATIDRNILEWYKSQSVPPTENQVREMGVKLYADEGHDVSCSHGWWRRWRQRHDVTKAAKCLLALDSHILEWLLGQLDSHVNVSHAQLIQYVSKIGSTNAFSKVSNGWALRFCKRYPTLLQRTPQFDTNLPPAMEMKVLSFRKRIQELISKFDLKENDIGTIDEIPIRFTDKGVRVKEQLIRKSGFENCQASLLVSCLASGRLLPSIVIVKGSLPEDVTLSNEDVKVFVRENSCLDSEILHYWINNIWSVLQTKKTSILVSNNFQPYKDATASKELTAISCKHEFFPPGCLSKLQPIRVALSTAFQDGVYDFWKKRVKTTWGDEISFMDLPSHHDIFDWTTQIHRKLAATCQEEIESSFRKTLLAENGDKCLQNKIDQSAKDQID
- the LOC111064092 gene encoding uncharacterized protein LOC111064092 isoform X3, whose amino-acid sequence is MPASDCWYRRWRNRWSNVADNQAPINPTEIKQPRCEDELSNIKYSSTMKRILKTIKDDIKTEVTTKKPKLVSGHNYETHIQVSSCCDSNEINNDCSGSKVIEEPDKEEVINRITNNQSTVQESPLITSFAEYSDTRAQSNSLELKNSLQLEISPNNYTTSVLNEIDSSLGQINDVYCFKTQEIASIFKTDESVEGVGGTNCGTSEGVEEMSDKAYIDGNERKVGDSKTENSFSCSLNGPINAFSSENIPLQTVLSDDITNQITALSNYESSCVNGNVENAIQFESCAVIPEYSGFPNFAVNILEGTSHSCDKSKKLAIELEDTQNFVEMINESVFPIASNFEESINRSNELVTELKSVGLDLCEKDQDSLELMNSTFIRHSENSVSSDNFDSCLMSAEFQIPGLSLGSDDIFENYRNSLFMESNYMFCENCDDFHMNEVNDCEHIDNNYEENESFKNSETDQQSKSEEKERIDTNNKEEEVCSKDGEDFNKRLNLPERNVQRKQGEGKMKKGERYLPKFKAKVVAYAKAHTIRATVLKFNVSKCSVIEWIRAKSRENKKQNFEPYKELIAVNVEEDFIKWLKSIRESQLPLNQSKIIDKLEDLLRPEENTEKHTEKWLEHYLERLKNVKETLEFDPKVKNERISGKYVKYPLPFKREVTLYAEKFSQKAASRDFCVSRRRVYEWMQTVKGRQGEEKESRGLEKEKRDSSSYVVDATIDRNILEWYKSQSVPPTENQVREMGVKLYADEGHDVSCSHGWWRRWRQRHDVTKAAKCLLALDSHILEWLLGQLDSHVNVSHAQLIQYVSKIGSTNAFSKVSNGWALRFCKRYPTLLQRTPQFDTNLPPAMEMKVLSFRKRIQELISKFDLKENDIGTIDEIPIRFTDKGVRVKEQLIRKSGFENCQASLLVSCLASGRLLPSIVIVKGSLPEDVTLSNEDVKVFVRENSCLDSEILHYWINNIWSVLQTKKTSILVSNNFQPYKDATASKELTAISCKHEFFPPGCLSKLQPIRVALSTAFQDGVYDFWKKRVKTTWGDEISFMDLPSHHDIFDWTTQIHRKLAATCQEEIESSFRKTLLAENGDKCLQNKIDQSAKDQID